From a single Mesorhizobium shangrilense genomic region:
- a CDS encoding NYN domain-containing protein → MSQIQDPMPPKRAAFYFDGFNLYHPVHEMGEPFMKWCNLWRLSEILCAPNGLDLKKVVFCTAMPFHKPDSLGRHRTFNNAQIACGVTVLEGHYVFNEELGRHSEKQSDINVALSLMMDAVDDVFDWAFLVSADSDQAATARVLKDRYPDKKLALVAPPNRKPPDKALPYSDLDFSIRKEDMERALLPNFVKSLDGRFIRRPLEYDPPKWWMPPDQRPKRKR, encoded by the coding sequence TTGAGCCAGATTCAAGACCCAATGCCCCCAAAAAGGGCTGCTTTTTATTTCGACGGGTTCAATCTTTATCACCCTGTACACGAAATGGGTGAACCATTTATGAAATGGTGCAACCTGTGGCGGTTGTCTGAGATTCTATGTGCCCCAAACGGCCTCGATTTGAAAAAGGTCGTGTTTTGCACCGCGATGCCTTTTCACAAGCCCGACTCACTGGGACGCCATAGGACGTTCAACAACGCGCAAATAGCTTGTGGCGTTACCGTGCTAGAGGGGCACTATGTCTTCAATGAGGAGCTTGGTCGACATTCCGAAAAACAGTCGGATATTAACGTCGCCCTATCCCTCATGATGGATGCGGTAGATGACGTTTTCGACTGGGCATTTCTGGTCAGCGCTGATTCCGATCAAGCGGCAACAGCCAGAGTTTTGAAGGACAGATATCCGGATAAAAAATTGGCGCTGGTGGCTCCGCCAAATCGCAAGCCGCCAGACAAGGCCCTCCCGTATTCAGACCTCGATTTCTCGATTCGAAAAGAGGATATGGAGCGGGCTTTGCTGCCCAATTTCGTCAAGTCATTGGATGGGCGCTTCATTCGGCGGCCACTTGAATACGACCCACCAAAATGGTGGATGCCACCAGATCAGAGACCGAAGCGGAAGCGCTAG
- a CDS encoding nitrate reductase produces the protein MEIDEAREVRTTCPYCGVGCGVLAKIAADGEVTVRGDPDHPANFGRLCSKGSALAETIDLDGRLLHPEIDSRRAGWDEALDLVASTFSKTIAEHGPDAVAFYVSGQLLTEDYYLANKLMKGFIGSANIDTNSRLCMASSVAGHRRAFGSDTVPGNYEDLELADLIVLVGSNLAWCHPVLYQRIAAAREKRPGMKIVLVDPRRTMTADIADMHLAIAPDGDVALFAGLLAYLAEHDALDDAYIAAHTTGFAEALSAAAELDLAGMAAATGLSEDELDRFFGLFAATAKTVTVYSQGVNQSSSGTDKVNAIINCHLATGRIGRPGAGPFSVTGQPNAMGGREVGGMANMLAAHMEIENPQHRDRVQRFWNAPAVADKPGLKAVEMFRGVADGRIKALWIMATNPVDSMPDADAVKAAIKACPFVVVSDVLADTDTVRHAHVRLPATAWGEKDGTVTNSERRISRQRSFLAVSGEARPDWQIIAEVGKRMGFGAAFSYTSPSEIFAEHAALSGFENDGVRDFDIGAYADVDEETYEALAPFQWPAPNTLWHGTRFFANGSYYTPDGKARFIVIRPTAYNPINPGYPLVMNTGRVRDQWHTMTRTGKSPRLSQHMAEPFVEIHPVDAARFGIGDADIVSVSTAHGHALLRALVTARQRAGSVFVPMHWTDQFSARARIDALVAPITDPISGQPASKNVATRIERFAADAFGFAVFAERPASIDADYWSLARCTGGWRLEFALAGSRDWTVFAASLLGADGQSDILAYRDVAGGHHRFAHFAGSRLVGALYLAPEPVAVSRGWAAEQLNADHADRRGRLAVVAGRPGGNRVDHGAIVCSCFGVGVNQIAEAVRCGCASVEAIGVALNAGTNCGSCRPEIRIIVDVERLQAAE, from the coding sequence ATGGAGATTGACGAAGCGCGCGAGGTGAGGACCACTTGCCCCTATTGCGGGGTGGGCTGCGGCGTGCTGGCGAAGATCGCCGCGGACGGTGAAGTAACCGTCCGCGGCGATCCCGACCACCCGGCGAATTTCGGCCGACTCTGCTCCAAGGGCTCGGCGCTGGCCGAGACCATCGACCTCGACGGCAGGCTGCTCCATCCGGAGATCGACAGTCGCCGCGCCGGCTGGGACGAAGCGCTCGATCTCGTCGCCTCGACCTTCTCAAAAACCATCGCCGAGCACGGCCCCGACGCGGTTGCCTTCTATGTCTCCGGCCAGTTGCTGACCGAGGATTATTACCTCGCCAATAAGTTGATGAAAGGCTTCATCGGCTCGGCCAACATCGACACCAATTCGCGGCTATGCATGGCCTCGTCGGTGGCTGGCCACCGCCGCGCCTTCGGCTCCGACACGGTGCCGGGTAACTACGAGGATCTGGAGCTCGCTGATCTCATTGTGTTGGTCGGCTCCAACCTCGCCTGGTGCCACCCCGTGCTTTACCAGCGCATCGCGGCTGCCCGGGAAAAACGACCCGGGATGAAGATCGTGCTGGTCGATCCGCGCCGCACCATGACCGCTGACATCGCCGACATGCATCTGGCGATCGCGCCGGATGGTGACGTCGCTCTGTTCGCCGGCCTGCTCGCTTATCTCGCCGAACACGACGCTCTGGACGACGCATATATCGCAGCCCACACAACAGGCTTTGCGGAAGCCTTGTCCGCTGCCGCCGAGCTCGACCTTGCCGGCATGGCTGCTGCCACCGGGTTGAGCGAGGACGAGCTGGACCGCTTCTTCGGTCTGTTTGCCGCCACCGCAAAGACGGTCACCGTCTACAGCCAGGGAGTCAATCAGTCATCTTCGGGCACTGACAAGGTCAACGCCATCATCAACTGCCATCTCGCCACCGGCCGCATCGGCAGACCGGGGGCAGGGCCGTTTTCGGTGACCGGCCAGCCCAACGCCATGGGCGGCCGCGAGGTCGGCGGGATGGCCAACATGCTCGCCGCCCATATGGAGATCGAAAACCCCCAGCATCGCGACCGCGTGCAGCGCTTCTGGAACGCGCCTGCGGTCGCCGATAAGCCCGGCCTGAAGGCGGTCGAGATGTTTCGAGGCGTGGCCGACGGGCGTATCAAGGCGCTGTGGATCATGGCCACCAACCCGGTCGATTCAATGCCGGACGCCGACGCGGTCAAAGCGGCGATCAAGGCTTGCCCGTTCGTCGTGGTGTCGGACGTGTTGGCCGACACCGACACGGTGCGCCATGCCCATGTCCGGTTGCCCGCAACGGCCTGGGGCGAGAAGGACGGCACCGTCACCAATTCGGAGCGCCGCATCTCGCGCCAGCGCAGCTTTCTGGCAGTGTCTGGCGAGGCGCGGCCCGACTGGCAGATCATCGCCGAAGTCGGCAAGAGAATGGGTTTTGGCGCTGCGTTTTCCTATACGTCGCCGTCGGAAATCTTCGCCGAGCATGCCGCCCTGTCGGGTTTCGAGAATGACGGCGTCCGCGATTTCGACATCGGCGCCTATGCCGATGTCGATGAGGAGACCTATGAGGCGCTTGCCCCTTTTCAGTGGCCGGCTCCCAACACGCTCTGGCACGGCACGCGCTTCTTCGCCAATGGCAGCTATTACACCCCGGACGGCAAAGCGCGCTTTATCGTCATCCGCCCGACCGCGTATAACCCCATCAACCCGGGTTATCCGCTGGTGATGAACACCGGGCGGGTTCGCGACCAGTGGCACACCATGACGCGGACCGGCAAGAGCCCGCGTCTGTCCCAGCATATGGCCGAGCCCTTCGTGGAGATCCACCCGGTGGATGCAGCAAGATTCGGCATCGGCGATGCCGACATCGTGAGCGTCTCGACCGCACATGGCCACGCGCTTCTTCGCGCGCTGGTGACGGCGCGACAGCGAGCAGGTTCAGTCTTCGTGCCGATGCACTGGACGGACCAGTTCTCCGCTCGTGCTCGCATCGATGCGCTGGTGGCGCCGATCACCGATCCGATATCCGGCCAACCGGCTTCGAAGAACGTTGCCACCCGAATAGAGCGGTTCGCTGCGGATGCGTTCGGTTTTGCAGTGTTTGCCGAACGCCCGGCCTCGATAGATGCCGACTACTGGAGCCTCGCCCGCTGCACAGGCGGCTGGCGCCTCGAATTTGCTCTCGCGGGCAGTCGGGACTGGACGGTTTTCGCAGCTTCGCTACTTGGTGCTGACGGACAAAGCGATATCCTTGCCTATCGTGACGTTGCCGGAGGTCACCATCGCTTCGCCCACTTTGCAGGCAGTCGGCTGGTTGGCGCGCTCTATCTTGCACCCGAGCCGGTCGCCGTGTCGCGCGGCTGGGCGGCGGAACAGTTGAATGCCGATCATGCCGATCGGCGCGGGAGGCTTGCGGTCGTGGCGGGGCGACCGGGAGGGAATCGTGTGGACCATGGTGCCATCGTCTGCTCCTGCTTTGGCGTCGGCGTCAATCAGATCGCGGAAGCGGTGCGCTGCGGTTGCGCCAGCGTAGAGGCAATAGGCGTAGCCCTTAATGCAGGAACAAATTGCGGCTCTTGCCGTCCTGAGATCAGGATCATCGTCGACGTAGAGCGCCTTCAAGCAGCAGAGTGA
- a CDS encoding IS1 family transposase → MNKLPLKTRVQILTMLCEGSSMRSISRVADVSINTVSKLLVDAGKFCAELHDREVRNVKAKRVQCDEIWSFTAAKQKNVAAMKNTVEGAGDTWTWTALDSDSKLIISWLVGGRDGEYALAFMDDVKERLANRVQLTTDGHKAYLNAVEEAFGADIDYAMLVKMYGEPEGKAVPQERRYSPAVCTGAKKTRIEGSPDLAHVSTSHVERQNLTMRMQMRRFTRLTNAFSKKFENHVHMVALYTVWYNFIRIHKTLKTSPAMAAGVSQTLWSMDNICEKMDAVAPKPGPRGPYKKGA, encoded by the coding sequence ATGAACAAGCTGCCCCTGAAAACCCGCGTCCAAATCCTCACCATGCTTTGCGAGGGTTCTTCCATGCGGTCGATCTCCCGCGTTGCCGACGTGTCGATCAACACCGTTTCGAAGCTTCTGGTCGATGCCGGCAAGTTCTGCGCCGAGCTGCACGACCGCGAAGTCCGCAACGTGAAGGCCAAGCGCGTCCAGTGCGATGAAATCTGGAGCTTCACGGCAGCGAAGCAAAAGAACGTTGCGGCGATGAAAAACACCGTCGAAGGCGCTGGCGACACGTGGACATGGACCGCGCTCGACAGCGACAGCAAGCTTATCATTTCCTGGCTGGTCGGCGGTCGCGATGGCGAATACGCGCTGGCCTTCATGGATGACGTGAAGGAACGCCTTGCCAATCGCGTCCAGCTTACGACAGACGGCCACAAGGCCTATCTGAACGCTGTCGAGGAAGCCTTTGGCGCCGACATCGACTACGCCATGCTGGTCAAGATGTATGGTGAGCCGGAAGGCAAGGCAGTGCCACAGGAACGCCGCTACAGCCCAGCCGTATGTACTGGCGCAAAGAAGACCCGGATTGAAGGCTCGCCCGATCTGGCGCATGTCAGCACGTCGCACGTCGAACGCCAGAACCTTACCATGCGCATGCAGATGCGCCGCTTCACGCGTCTCACGAATGCGTTCTCAAAGAAGTTCGAAAACCACGTCCACATGGTTGCGCTGTACACTGTCTGGTACAACTTCATTCGCATTCATAAGACGCTGAAGACCTCACCGGCTATGGCCGCTGGCGTGTCTCAGACGCTCTGGTCAATGGACAATATTTGCGAGAAGATGGATGCAGTTGCACCCAAGCCGGGGCCAAGGGGGCCTTACAAAAAAGGGGCGTAG
- a CDS encoding P63C domain-containing protein, whose product MTEDDEKNEAKARGGFARAEALTPEERAESARKAALARWAKPIGEESAAEETIPADDDVIAPEPAMPIARWRGTLNIVGLEVPCYVLDTGEKIIGRTSATELLTGIKGGGALEKYLGVKALEPFINSGLVLERMVPFRLLEVEGLEKAVKGLPADLMIEVCQGFVAALQSSFDPNSPFPKMTDRQREMAIKASMFLSACAKIGLEALIDEATGYQYERAEDALQVKLRAFIADELRAWEKTFPDELWTEFGRLTGWSGSLHSRPKWWGKLVIEMIYDTLDDDVAEYLKNNKPPPGVRWHRQLTENLGVRALVSRCYEVIGMSKTCVNMRELRDKVAQHYGRRMVQFSLPLPYPPPNR is encoded by the coding sequence ATGACTGAGGATGACGAGAAGAACGAGGCCAAAGCTCGAGGTGGGTTCGCTCGAGCTGAAGCACTAACTCCAGAAGAAAGGGCCGAAAGCGCTCGAAAGGCTGCTCTTGCCCGGTGGGCTAAGCCAATTGGAGAAGAGAGCGCGGCGGAAGAGACGATTCCGGCGGACGATGATGTAATTGCACCTGAGCCTGCAATGCCAATTGCGAGGTGGCGAGGGACACTGAATATCGTCGGTCTCGAGGTGCCTTGCTACGTTCTTGATACCGGCGAAAAGATCATTGGGCGAACTTCGGCCACCGAACTTCTCACCGGCATTAAGGGCGGTGGAGCGCTCGAGAAATATCTGGGGGTAAAAGCACTAGAACCGTTTATAAACAGCGGCTTAGTTCTCGAGAGAATGGTGCCCTTTAGATTGCTCGAGGTCGAAGGTCTCGAGAAAGCCGTGAAGGGTCTGCCGGCCGATTTGATGATCGAAGTGTGCCAGGGTTTTGTTGCGGCGCTTCAATCCTCGTTTGACCCAAATTCGCCCTTTCCCAAGATGACGGATCGCCAGCGAGAAATGGCGATCAAGGCCAGCATGTTTCTTTCCGCGTGCGCCAAGATCGGCCTCGAGGCGCTGATCGATGAAGCTACTGGCTATCAGTATGAACGCGCCGAGGATGCCCTACAGGTAAAGCTGCGGGCATTTATCGCCGATGAATTGCGTGCTTGGGAAAAGACTTTCCCGGATGAGCTATGGACCGAATTTGGCCGGCTTACAGGATGGAGCGGTTCGCTTCATAGCCGGCCGAAGTGGTGGGGCAAGCTTGTGATCGAAATGATCTACGACACGCTGGACGATGATGTCGCAGAGTACCTGAAAAACAATAAGCCACCTCCGGGCGTAAGGTGGCATCGTCAGTTGACTGAAAATCTCGGTGTTCGCGCGCTCGTATCGAGGTGCTACGAGGTGATCGGTATGTCGAAGACGTGCGTAAACATGCGTGAGCTTCGAGACAAAGTAGCGCAACACTACGGCAGACGAATGGTTCAGTTTTCGCTGCCGCTGCCATATCCGCCGCCCAACAGATAG
- a CDS encoding RNA-binding protein produces the protein MPTGPKGQKRPADVIGNAVRVMRIATGEEADDVIDDGKDPAAKALGAKGGKKRAENMTPERRAEIARKAAESRWKK, from the coding sequence ATGCCAACCGGACCTAAAGGCCAGAAGCGCCCCGCCGATGTTATCGGCAATGCCGTCCGCGTCATGCGCATTGCCACCGGCGAGGAAGCCGACGACGTGATTGACGATGGCAAAGACCCCGCCGCAAAAGCGCTTGGTGCAAAAGGCGGGAAGAAGCGCGCCGAGAACATGACGCCGGAACGGCGCGCCGAGATCGCAAGGAAGGCTGCGGAAAGCCGCTGGAAGAAATAG